A single Manduca sexta isolate Smith_Timp_Sample1 chromosome 11, JHU_Msex_v1.0, whole genome shotgun sequence DNA region contains:
- the LOC115454152 gene encoding uncharacterized protein LOC115454152 — protein sequence MMSKKQLACMLALHIMYLLVGASIFYHIESPLEVEQRAKEKLERLEIQNLLYTNYIPDDPEKQDAILSKLSTYCRVPMLSNTTEEEEAPYKWDFYHSFFFSYTVVSTIGYGNLAPTTHLSRILMIFYGLFGIPINGILLANLGEYFGLQLISVYRKYKKKNEKRANNLDYCFNNLGMLGQIFLYLVPGFLFFIFLPACIFVVFEGWDYVASIYYAFVTLTTIGFGDLVAGTVNNGFKSGYFFAYQIFLIVWITFGLGYIVMLLGFITSGMRSERIHKLEQKFAYQFKNTQNKILHGFTRDISALRKIINEANLIKIKPIYVEPSVAIHRSASCPILTFDVEPRDPVIKRKRANSENITLSAKDMLRIQSDTDLLGIDKEKTFTASAIVKPAELLARVVNVLGGLEQPKQKSGIHLFDDDHILANEKPAFFTIGPEFTNNSPKRTRALSVAVPNYRKESIAPKINHDYTWTDGDTGEKLRKEANLRSGKLSLPSKVPPTPTGDNYQPQSFISKMFFRKPSVIDNPAEYLKNTMKGRVSTAQGSNENIKDSAKSRRGSIFPSFGFGSEAKDEAEAYKEKTKKGRHSIFPSFDFNRDEESMANAYLEKTKSGRHSFFPNFDFSDDEDAAAMRAYQQKPKRHSIFPSFDFSDPDEDLAERYREQTRRGRRSIFPTFNFSGLTSNDEDTDTVDEDEVQRYQNRTKRGRLSLFPSFGKTKKNDDDVMPESSDELVDYKNKTRRGRSSLFPSFGKERKNSSPVGGSSDLESTIRQYQNQSRQGRNSLIDFNDEEARNVDDSRRGSLFSNDLENYKNRTKRGRRSLFDPDVNIANLPEDEQVEVLENTSVADLLRALAVLETAAQPYGSGTGEAPGLLDWITDPTSSRTRNSQKQDYSVPSPPSRDANEDSSGPRRRRVSARAAAPQFTPTLATVVAGTELQITAKAARENRMTMLSQPPPPYSETPSEEEPQKPRVRRYSPAPTDPGKSTGPVPRLFSRMRKESAINIEEGGDSRRSSLTDIVIDSFKDKT from the exons ATGATGTCAAAGAAGCAGTTGGCGTGCATGTTAGCGCTGCACATTATGTATTTACTGGTGGGAGCGAGCATTTTCTACCACATCGAGAGTCCGTTGGAAGTGGAGCAACGTGCAAAAGAAAAACTCGAAAGACTTGAAATTCAAA ATCTTCTCTACACAAACTACATTCCAGATGATCCTGAAAAACAGGACGCTATATTGTCAAAGTTATCAACCTACTGCAGGGTACCGATGCTAAGCAATACGACTGAAGAAGAAGAGGCACCATACAAATGGGACTTCTATCATTCGTTCTTCTTCTCCTACACTGTTGTCAGTACTATCG GATACGGAAATTTGGCGCCGACAACTCACCTGTCAAGAATTCTGATGATATTTTATGGTCTGTTTGGTATACCGATCAATGGTATCCTGCTTGCGAACCTTGGCGAATATTTCGGCCTTCAG CTCATCTCAGTATATCGCAAATACAAGAAGAAAAACGAAAAGCGTGCCAATAACTTAGATTACTGCTTCAATAACCTGGGCATGCTGGGCCAGATATTCTTGTATCTGGTCCCTGGATTCTTGTTCTTCATCTTTCTGCCGGCTTGCATCTTCGTTGTATTCGAAGGATGGGACTACGTCGCATCGATATACTATGCGTTTGTCACTCTTACTACCATTGGATTTGGAGACTTGGTTGCAG GCACTGTCAACAACGGCTTTAAATCCGGCTACTTCTTCGCATACCAAATATTTCTGATCGTGTGGATCACCTTCGGCCTAGGCTACATTGTAATGTTGCTCGGTTTTATTACCAGCGGCATGAGATCGGAACGAATCCACAAATTAGAACAGAAATTCGCTTACCAGTTCAAGAAcacgcaaaataaaatattacacggCTTCACGAGAGATATTTCTGCCTTacgaaaaattattaatgaagctaacttaataaaaattaag CCTATCTACGTGGAACCTTCTGTAGCAATCCATAGAAGCGCAAGTTGTCCAATACTTACATTCGACGTAGAACCAAGAGATCCAGTGATCAAACGAAAACGAGCTAATTCCGAAAACATTACGCTATCCGCAAAAGACATGCTTCGAATACAATCCGATACAGATCTACTTGGTATCGATAAGGAAAAGACCTTCACAGCGTCTGCTATTGTTAAACCCGCCGAATTACTAGCTAGAGTTGTAAACGTACTAGGAGGCCTCGAACAACCTAAACAAAAATCCGGTATTCACTTATTTGACGACGATCATATATTAGCGAATGAGAAACCTGCATTCTTCACCATCGGACCAGAGTTTACAAATAATTCACCAAAAAGAACAAGAGCTTTAAGCGTGGCCGTGCCAAATTATCGAAAAGAATCTATTGCGCCAAAAATTAATCACGACTATACTTGGACGGATGGTGACACTGGAGAAAAACTTAGAAAAGAAGCTAATTTACGAAGCGGTAAATTATCTTTACCGTCGAAAGTACCACCGACACCGACAGGTGATAACTATCAACcacaaagttttatttccaaaatgtTCTTTAGAAAACCTAGTGTTATTGATAATCCTGCtgaatatcttaaaaatacaatgaagGGAAGGGTGAGCACCGCCCAAGGCAGCAACGAAAACATCAAAGACAGCGCGAAATCACGACGTGGAAGCATTTTTCCATCTTTCGGGTTTGGATCAGAGGCTAAAGATGAAGCAGAGgcatataaagaaaaaactaaaaaggGTAGACACAGTATCTTTCCATCATTTGATTTCAATAGAGACGAAGAAAGTATGGCAAATGCTTACTTAGAGAAAACTAAGAGTGGGCGGCATAGCTTTTTCCCAAACTTTGATTTTTCTGATGACGAAGATGCGGCAGCTATGAGAGCATATCAACAGAAACCTAAAAGGCACAGTATATTCCCTTCATTTGATTTTAGCGATCCTGACGAAGATCTTGCTGAACGATATAGAGAACAGACCAGACGTGGGAGACGAAGCATATTCCCTACTTTCAACTTCAGTGGATTAACAAGCAACGACGAGGACACTGACACTGTAGACGAAGATGAAGTGCAAAGATATCAAAACCGAACAAAGAGAGGAAGACTTAGTCTATTCCCATCTTTTggtaaaacaaagaaaaatgacGATGATGTTATGCCAGAAAGCTCTGATGAACTCGTTGATTACAAGAATAAAACCCGGCGAGGTCGCAGTAGTCTGTTCCCATCGTTTGGCAAAGAACGTAAAAATAGTTCACCCGTCGGCGGGTCTAGTGATCTTGAGAGTACCATACGACAATATCAAAACCAGAGTCGGCAAGGTCGTAATAGCTTAATTGACTTTAATGACGAAGAAGCCAGAAACGTCGATGATAGCAGAAGAGGAAGTCTGTTTTCTAATGATTTAGAAAATTACAAGAACAGAACAAAACGGGGCCGCCGCAGTTTGTTTGATCCAGATGTAAATATTGCTAATCTACCTGAAGACGAGCAAGTAGAGGTATTAGAGAATACTAGTGTTGCAGACCTCCTTCGCGCATTAGCAGTATTAGAGACGGCAGCTCAACCTTATGGCTCAGGTACTGGTGAAGCACCAGGGCTGCTTGACTGGATCACTGATCCGACTTCCTCAAGAACACGAAATTCGCAAAAGCAAGATTACTCTGTACCTTCTCCACCAAGTCGAGATGCCAATGAAGATTCGTCAGGTCCCAGACGTCGACGAGTATCTGCTCGTGCTGCCGCCCCACAATTCACTCCGACTTTAGCTACCGTAGTAGCTGGGACAGAGTTACAAATAACAGCTAAGGCTGCGAGAGAAAATCGTATGACAATGCTGTCGCAACCTCCTCCGCCATATTCAGAAACACCAAGTGAAGAGGAGCCGCAGAAACCTCGTGTTAGAAGATATTCGCCAGCTCCGACAGACCCCGGCAAATCCACCGGTCCCGTGCCTAGGCTATTTTCACGCATGCGCAAAGAAAGCGCCATTAATATAGAGGAAGGTGGAGATTCCAGACGAAGTAGTTTAACAGATATTGTGATAGATAGTTTTAAAGACAAAACTTAA